In Actinomadura citrea, a single window of DNA contains:
- the gyrA gene encoding DNA gyrase subunit A, which yields MTDVTTEGGHPGERIEPVDIQVEMQKSYLDYAMSVIVARALPEVRDGLKPVHRRVLYAMYDGGYRPDRGYFKCARVVGDVMGNYHPHGDSAIYDALVRLAQPWSMRYPLVDGNGNFGSRGNDPAAAMRYTECRMAPLAMELLRDIDKETVDFSPNYDGRSQEPDVLPSRYPNLLVNGSAGIAVGMATNIPPHNLREVADGVRWYLDNYGASDEDLLEALIERVKGPDFPTAGLIVGRKGIEEAYRTGRGSITMRAVVEVEEIQGRTCLVVTELPYQVNPDNLALKIADGVKEGKLDGIADVRDETSGRTGQRLVIVLKRDAVAKVVLNNLYKHTQLQETFGANMLALVDGVPRTLRIDQFVRHWVAHQIDVVVRRTRFLLRKAEERAHILRALLKALDRIDEVIALIRRSPSASQAQQGLMNLLEIDEIQAQAILDMQLRKLAALERQQIIDEYDKLMAEIADYNEILASPERQRRIVGDELAPIVEKFGDERRTQIIPFDGDVSYEDLIAEEDVVVTITRGGYAKRTRTDHYRAQRRGGKGVRGAQLKQDDIVDQFFVTTTHHWILFFTNKGRVYRAKAYELPDSGRDSRGQHVANLLAFQPDEHIAQVMDLRDYEVAPYLVLGTKKGRVKKTALRDFDSPRTGGIIAINLVDDDEVIAARLVSSDDNLLMVSTGAQAIRFRADDESLRPMGRATSGVIGMRFEEDQEVLNMLVVQDTSQDVLVATGGGYAKRTPVDQYPLQGRGGKGVLTAKIVESRGKLVGALMVGPDDEVFAMTSNAGVIRTTAAEIKQSGRQTMGVRLMNLADGNSVVAIARNVESMEDSDEAEGGDGE from the coding sequence GTGACGGACGTGACCACAGAGGGCGGACACCCGGGCGAACGGATCGAACCGGTCGACATCCAGGTCGAGATGCAGAAGAGCTATCTCGACTACGCGATGTCGGTCATCGTCGCGCGCGCGCTGCCCGAGGTGCGCGACGGTCTCAAACCCGTCCACCGCCGCGTCCTGTACGCGATGTACGACGGCGGCTACCGGCCCGACCGCGGCTACTTCAAGTGCGCCCGCGTCGTCGGCGACGTCATGGGGAACTACCACCCCCACGGCGACTCGGCCATCTACGACGCGCTCGTCCGGCTCGCCCAGCCGTGGTCGATGCGGTACCCGCTGGTCGACGGCAACGGCAACTTCGGCTCGCGCGGCAACGACCCCGCCGCGGCCATGCGGTACACCGAGTGCCGCATGGCGCCCCTGGCGATGGAGCTCCTGCGCGACATCGACAAGGAGACCGTCGACTTCTCCCCGAACTACGACGGCCGCTCGCAGGAGCCCGACGTCCTGCCGTCCCGGTACCCGAACCTGCTGGTCAACGGGTCCGCCGGCATCGCGGTCGGGATGGCGACGAACATCCCGCCGCACAACCTGCGCGAGGTCGCCGACGGCGTCCGCTGGTACCTGGACAACTACGGCGCGTCCGACGAGGATCTGCTCGAGGCACTGATCGAGCGGGTCAAGGGCCCCGACTTCCCGACCGCCGGCCTCATCGTCGGCCGCAAGGGGATCGAGGAGGCCTACCGGACCGGCCGCGGCTCCATCACCATGCGGGCCGTCGTCGAGGTCGAGGAGATCCAGGGCCGCACCTGCCTCGTCGTCACCGAGCTCCCCTACCAGGTCAACCCGGACAACCTCGCCCTCAAGATCGCCGACGGCGTGAAGGAGGGCAAGCTCGACGGCATCGCCGACGTCCGCGACGAGACGTCCGGCCGTACGGGACAGCGCCTGGTCATCGTCCTCAAGCGGGACGCCGTCGCCAAGGTCGTCCTGAACAACCTGTACAAGCACACGCAGCTGCAGGAGACGTTCGGCGCGAACATGCTCGCGCTCGTCGACGGCGTGCCGCGCACCCTGCGCATCGACCAGTTCGTCCGGCACTGGGTCGCGCACCAGATCGACGTCGTCGTCCGCCGCACCCGGTTCCTGCTCCGCAAGGCCGAGGAGCGCGCCCACATCCTGCGCGCCCTGCTCAAGGCCCTCGACCGCATCGACGAGGTCATCGCCCTGATCCGGCGCTCGCCGTCCGCCTCGCAGGCGCAGCAGGGCCTGATGAACCTGCTGGAGATCGACGAGATCCAGGCGCAGGCCATCCTCGACATGCAGCTGCGCAAGCTGGCCGCCCTGGAGCGCCAGCAGATCATCGACGAGTACGACAAGCTCATGGCGGAGATCGCCGACTACAACGAGATCCTCGCCTCGCCCGAGCGGCAGCGCCGGATCGTCGGCGACGAGCTCGCCCCGATCGTCGAGAAGTTCGGCGACGAGCGGCGCACCCAGATCATCCCGTTCGACGGGGACGTGTCGTACGAGGACCTCATCGCCGAAGAGGACGTCGTCGTCACCATCACCCGCGGCGGCTACGCCAAGCGCACCCGCACCGACCACTACCGCGCGCAGCGGCGCGGCGGCAAGGGCGTCCGCGGCGCGCAGCTGAAGCAGGACGACATCGTCGACCAGTTCTTCGTCACCACGACGCACCACTGGATCCTGTTCTTCACCAACAAGGGCCGCGTGTACCGCGCCAAGGCCTACGAGCTGCCCGACTCCGGCCGCGACTCGCGCGGCCAGCACGTCGCGAACCTGCTCGCCTTCCAGCCCGACGAGCACATCGCCCAGGTCATGGACCTGCGCGACTACGAGGTCGCCCCCTACCTCGTGCTCGGCACGAAGAAGGGCCGCGTCAAGAAGACCGCGCTGCGCGACTTCGACTCGCCCCGCACCGGCGGCATCATCGCCATCAACCTCGTCGACGACGACGAGGTGATCGCCGCGCGGCTCGTGTCCTCCGACGACAACCTGCTGATGGTCTCCACCGGCGCCCAGGCGATCCGGTTCCGCGCCGACGACGAGTCGCTGCGCCCGATGGGACGCGCCACGTCCGGCGTCATCGGCATGCGTTTCGAGGAGGACCAGGAGGTCCTCAACATGCTGGTCGTGCAGGACACCTCCCAGGACGTCCTGGTGGCCACCGGGGGCGGCTACGCCAAGCGCACCCCGGTGGACCAGTACCCGCTCCAGGGACGTGGGGGCAAGGGCGTTCTCACCGCTAAGATCGTGGAATCTCGCGGCAAGTTGGTCGGAGCCCTGATGGTCGGCCCGGACGACGAGGTGTTCGCGATGACGTCGAACGCCGGCGTGATCCGTACCACCGCCGCCGAGATCAAGCAGTCCGGCAGGCAGACCATGGGCGTCCGTCTGATGAATCTCGCCGACGGGAACAGCGTGGTGGCCATCGCGAGGAACGTAGAGTCCATGGAGGACTCTGACGAAGCCGAAGGGGGCGACGGTGAGTGA
- a CDS encoding DUF3566 domain-containing protein, with the protein MAPVKDTAEQPKPAARPAPPVGGAAGTPAGSASGPAGGSGSVGWAKPAEPSGSVSTGRTDTPGKAFNSAGGPSGNSSGSGGRGFAGTVLKDRPSTAMAPAGAASKPAPGKPARKAQLQLARLEPWSVMKFSFVMSLVCFVVLLVAVVVLYVILSGLGVFDAISDTVNSLTKEQGETTGSVDAGSWFSFIRVFGYTVLVGALNVLLITALSTVGSVIYNLAADLVGGVEVTLKEAE; encoded by the coding sequence ATCGCCCCGGTCAAGGACACCGCCGAGCAGCCCAAGCCCGCCGCCAGGCCGGCGCCTCCCGTCGGCGGCGCGGCGGGTACTCCGGCCGGTTCCGCATCCGGCCCCGCGGGCGGTTCCGGCTCGGTGGGCTGGGCCAAACCCGCCGAGCCGTCCGGTTCGGTCTCGACAGGACGTACGGACACGCCCGGCAAGGCGTTCAATTCCGCGGGCGGGCCGTCCGGCAACTCGTCCGGCTCGGGCGGCCGCGGCTTCGCCGGCACCGTCCTGAAGGACCGTCCGTCCACCGCGATGGCCCCGGCCGGCGCCGCGTCCAAGCCCGCGCCCGGCAAGCCGGCCCGCAAGGCCCAGCTCCAGCTCGCCAGGCTCGAACCCTGGTCGGTGATGAAGTTCAGCTTCGTCATGTCGCTGGTCTGCTTCGTCGTCCTGCTGGTCGCCGTCGTCGTCCTGTACGTGATCCTGTCCGGGCTCGGCGTCTTCGACGCGATCAGCGACACCGTCAACAGCCTCACCAAGGAACAGGGCGAGACCACCGGAAGCGTCGACGCCGGAAGCTGGTTCTCCTTCATCCGCGTCTTCGGCTACACCGTCCTTGTCGGCGCCCTCAACGTCCTGCTCATCACCGCCCTCTCCACGGTCGGCTCCGTCATCTACAACCTCGCCGCCGACCTCGTGGGCGGTGTCGAGGTCACCCTCAAGGAAGCCGAGTAA
- a CDS encoding tyrosine-type recombinase/integrase yields MAERRKPSRRANGEGTIFQRKDGRWVGEAYVLTTEGTSKRVTRYGKSRTEVHNKLVEAQQKSSRGVPVANKAWKLGEYLDYWLEEVVRPSKRWNTYKKYEQTTRLYLKPGLGNQRLDRLRVAKVQTFLNQQIKDGQSLAMVHIMRMVLGAALTRATREELISTNVARLTTLPPAPAHKSKPWTADEARAFLHAARDEPLYPAFVLLMVYGLRRGEVLGLGWDDLDLDDLVMQVSWQLQRIDGKLTRTPVKTDAGDRPLPILPIIYEAFIELAERQMYAKRRAGADWNAEWDKIGLVFTTRNGGPIEPRNLSRAFERICVNAGLRRIRLHDLRHVTATLLKRLGVPARDAAAILGHAKISTTMEIYTDSNIDDHRMGLGKVAGELFGASES; encoded by the coding sequence ATGGCGGAGCGTAGGAAGCCCTCCCGTCGCGCCAACGGGGAAGGAACGATCTTCCAACGGAAAGACGGGCGCTGGGTCGGTGAGGCGTACGTTCTGACCACCGAAGGTACGAGCAAGCGCGTCACGCGGTACGGCAAGAGCCGGACGGAGGTGCACAACAAGCTCGTAGAGGCTCAGCAGAAGTCGAGTCGCGGAGTCCCCGTGGCTAACAAAGCGTGGAAGCTGGGCGAGTACCTCGACTACTGGCTAGAGGAGGTCGTCCGGCCGTCCAAGCGGTGGAACACCTACAAGAAGTACGAGCAGACCACGCGGCTTTACCTCAAGCCGGGTCTCGGCAACCAACGCCTAGACCGGCTGCGGGTGGCCAAAGTGCAGACCTTCCTCAACCAACAGATCAAGGACGGTCAGTCGCTCGCCATGGTCCACATCATGCGCATGGTCCTGGGGGCGGCGCTGACTCGGGCGACGCGTGAAGAGTTGATCTCGACCAACGTCGCCCGACTGACGACGCTTCCTCCGGCTCCGGCTCACAAGTCCAAGCCGTGGACTGCGGATGAGGCTCGCGCGTTCCTGCACGCGGCTCGGGATGAACCGCTCTACCCGGCGTTCGTGCTGCTGATGGTCTACGGGCTGCGGCGCGGTGAAGTGCTGGGGCTCGGCTGGGATGACCTCGACCTCGATGACCTGGTCATGCAGGTCTCCTGGCAGTTGCAACGCATCGACGGGAAGCTCACGCGCACTCCGGTCAAGACCGATGCCGGAGACCGTCCCCTGCCCATCCTCCCGATCATCTATGAGGCGTTCATCGAACTGGCCGAACGCCAGATGTACGCCAAGCGCAGGGCGGGCGCGGACTGGAATGCGGAGTGGGACAAGATCGGCCTTGTGTTCACCACGCGCAACGGTGGGCCGATCGAACCGCGCAATCTCTCGCGAGCCTTTGAACGGATCTGCGTGAACGCGGGACTTCGCCGTATCCGGCTCCATGACCTGCGGCACGTGACGGCAACGCTGCTCAAGCGGCTGGGGGTGCCTGCGCGGGATGCCGCCGCGATCCTCGGCCATGCGAAGATCTCCACAACCATGGAGATCTACACCGACAGCAACATCGACGACCACCGGATGGGACTCGGCAAGGTGGCGGGCGAACTGTTCGGGGCTTCGGAGAGCTGA
- a CDS encoding helix-turn-helix domain-containing protein, with protein MEETVTELRPKLLRVPQVMEVLQLGRWKVYELMRTGALESVWVGRDRRVPADAIDAFIAALREDAA; from the coding sequence ATGGAAGAGACGGTGACCGAGCTTCGGCCGAAGTTGCTTCGGGTGCCTCAAGTCATGGAGGTGCTCCAGCTCGGTCGATGGAAGGTATACGAGCTGATGCGCACGGGCGCTCTGGAATCGGTCTGGGTCGGGCGGGATCGCCGGGTGCCTGCCGATGCCATCGACGCGTTCATCGCGGCTCTCAGAGAGGATGCGGCCTGA
- a CDS encoding replication initiator, giving the protein MVKTLPPLARGVLEAVAVEHGVCIRPVPMRRVDLHTGAAEVVYVPCGHTLASVCPSCAERKRKLRAVQCSQGWHLTEEPVITRADPNDEQRAWMGLRAQAAAARDKAAEEGSADGEDVGFWDAVVRDLDNELERTGVRGALKSGEEGKGRRTRSTRRRQDAPDLPRRPVDSRTLGKVYRGKDGKTFRPSIFLTLTLDSYGRVRSDGTPVDPNGYDYTRAARDALHFSKLVDRFVQNLRRFVGYDVQYFATVEPQRRHAPHLHMAIRGTISRAELRQVVAATYHQVWWPSTDRVVFEGDHLPVWDDVAREDGGGYLDPRTGEVLPTWDDALDALGLDQDAEPLHVVKFGRQIDAQGVMPDSPQSRKLIGYLTKYLVKGVAECHTAETSAQREHVDRMAEALRYEPCSPTCANWLRYGIQPKNPREGMAPGFCKGKAHRREHLGYGGRRVLVSRKWSGKTLADHKADRKAWVLARLAEAGIPVSNPADPNAVHVWERAGPGDPDVRSTEARLLHLINERIQRRRQLDAATQNDTPELSATAEAA; this is encoded by the coding sequence GTGGTCAAGACGCTTCCCCCGCTGGCGCGGGGCGTGCTGGAAGCGGTCGCGGTCGAGCACGGCGTGTGCATTCGGCCCGTGCCGATGCGGCGGGTGGACCTGCACACCGGTGCGGCCGAGGTCGTCTATGTGCCGTGCGGTCACACGCTGGCCTCGGTGTGCCCCTCGTGCGCTGAGCGAAAGCGCAAGCTGCGGGCCGTGCAGTGCTCCCAGGGCTGGCACCTGACCGAGGAACCGGTCATCACGCGCGCCGATCCGAACGACGAGCAGCGCGCGTGGATGGGGTTGCGGGCGCAGGCTGCGGCGGCCCGTGACAAGGCGGCTGAGGAGGGTTCGGCGGACGGGGAAGACGTCGGGTTCTGGGATGCCGTGGTGCGTGACCTGGACAACGAGCTTGAACGCACTGGGGTTCGTGGTGCTCTCAAGTCTGGTGAGGAGGGCAAAGGCCGGCGGACTCGTTCCACGCGGCGGCGGCAGGACGCGCCCGATCTGCCTCGGCGTCCGGTCGACTCCCGCACCCTCGGCAAGGTCTACCGGGGCAAGGACGGCAAGACGTTCCGGCCCTCGATCTTCCTCACGCTCACGCTGGACTCCTACGGGCGGGTGCGCTCGGACGGGACGCCCGTCGACCCGAACGGCTACGACTACACGCGGGCGGCTCGGGACGCGCTCCACTTCTCCAAGCTGGTGGACCGGTTCGTGCAGAACCTGCGCCGGTTCGTCGGCTACGACGTCCAGTACTTCGCCACCGTCGAACCCCAACGTCGTCACGCGCCCCACCTGCACATGGCCATTCGCGGAACCATCTCCCGCGCCGAACTGCGTCAGGTGGTCGCGGCCACCTATCACCAGGTGTGGTGGCCCTCGACGGATCGCGTGGTCTTCGAGGGGGATCACCTGCCGGTCTGGGATGACGTGGCGAGGGAGGACGGCGGCGGTTACCTCGACCCCAGAACGGGCGAGGTTCTTCCGACCTGGGATGACGCGCTGGACGCGCTCGGCCTGGACCAAGATGCCGAACCACTCCACGTGGTGAAGTTCGGGCGGCAGATCGACGCGCAAGGCGTCATGCCCGACTCACCGCAGTCCCGCAAGCTCATCGGCTACCTGACCAAGTACCTCGTCAAGGGCGTGGCTGAGTGCCACACCGCCGAGACGTCGGCGCAGCGTGAGCACGTGGACCGGATGGCTGAGGCGCTCCGGTATGAGCCGTGCTCACCGACCTGCGCGAACTGGCTTCGATACGGCATCCAGCCCAAGAATCCGCGGGAAGGCATGGCCCCGGGCTTCTGCAAGGGCAAAGCCCACAGGCGCGAACACCTCGGCTACGGCGGCCGTCGCGTCCTGGTCTCCCGCAAGTGGTCCGGTAAGACCCTGGCCGATCACAAGGCGGACCGTAAGGCGTGGGTCCTGGCCCGGCTGGCTGAGGCCGGTATCCCGGTCTCCAACCCGGCTGACCCGAACGCCGTGCACGTCTGGGAACGCGCCGGGCCTGGTGATCCCGACGTCAGGTCGACCGAAGCGCGACTTCTGCACCTGATCAACGAACGCATCCAACGGCGCCGCCAACTCGACGCCGCGACACAAAACGACACCCCCGAACTTTCGGCAACTGCGGAGGCAGCGTGA
- a CDS encoding VOC family protein translates to MGIRINGIVIDANDLDLLAEFWSRLLGLAITRREDDWISLGPHFAMQKVPEAKGVKNRVHFDLVADDFPQAVALAVELGASPVGEMQEDLWQVWRDPEGNEFCICVS, encoded by the coding sequence ATGGGCATTCGGATCAATGGCATCGTCATCGACGCCAATGACCTCGATCTTCTGGCGGAGTTCTGGAGTCGGCTGCTCGGTCTGGCGATCACCCGGCGTGAGGATGACTGGATCAGCCTTGGTCCGCACTTCGCCATGCAGAAAGTTCCGGAAGCCAAGGGTGTGAAGAACCGCGTCCACTTCGACTTGGTGGCTGACGACTTCCCCCAGGCTGTCGCACTTGCCGTCGAGCTTGGAGCGAGCCCTGTGGGCGAGATGCAAGAGGACCTCTGGCAGGTCTGGCGCGATCCGGAAGGCAACGAGTTCTGTATCTGCGTTTCCTGA
- a CDS encoding RNA polymerase sigma factor produces the protein MNESLLRELVPAVIGVLVRRGADFAAAEDAVQDALVEAVRVWPDDPPQDPKGWLVTVAWRKFLDAARADTSRRHREERVDTESVPVPGKAADETLQLYFLCAHPSLTPASAVALTLRAVGGLTTRQIAQAYLVPEATMAQRISRAKRTVSGVRLNRHGDVATVLRVLYLVFNEGYSGDVDLAAEAIRLTRQLAAMTDHEEVAGLLALMLLHHARRPARTGPDGRLVPLAEQDRSLWNTHMIAEGVDVLQAALVRDRLGEFQAQAAIAALHADARTAAETDWVQIVEWYDELVRLTGNPVARLNRAVAVGEADGPRAGLAALAELDPALPRHTAAEAYLRERDGDPVAAARLYAQAARSAPNLPERDHLTRQAARLNARLRD, from the coding sequence GTGAACGAGTCACTGCTGCGGGAGCTGGTACCCGCGGTGATCGGTGTCCTCGTCCGTCGCGGAGCCGACTTCGCGGCGGCCGAGGACGCCGTGCAGGACGCTCTGGTCGAGGCCGTGCGCGTGTGGCCGGACGACCCGCCGCAGGACCCCAAGGGCTGGCTGGTCACCGTGGCCTGGCGCAAGTTCCTCGACGCCGCCCGAGCCGACACCTCCAGGCGGCACCGCGAGGAGCGCGTCGATACCGAGTCCGTGCCCGTCCCAGGCAAGGCGGCCGACGAGACGCTCCAGCTGTACTTCCTGTGCGCGCACCCATCCCTGACGCCGGCCTCGGCCGTCGCACTCACGCTGCGCGCGGTCGGCGGCCTGACCACACGCCAGATCGCCCAGGCCTACCTCGTGCCGGAGGCGACCATGGCCCAGCGGATCAGCAGGGCGAAGCGGACCGTCTCAGGCGTCCGGCTCAACCGGCACGGTGACGTCGCCACTGTGCTGCGCGTGCTCTACCTGGTCTTCAACGAGGGCTACTCCGGCGACGTCGACCTCGCCGCCGAGGCGATCCGGCTCACCCGCCAACTGGCCGCCATGACCGACCACGAGGAGGTCGCGGGCCTGCTCGCGCTCATGCTGCTGCACCACGCCCGGCGCCCGGCACGGACCGGCCCCGACGGCAGGCTCGTGCCCCTCGCCGAGCAGGACCGCAGCCTGTGGAACACCCACATGATCGCCGAGGGCGTCGACGTGCTCCAGGCGGCCCTCGTCCGCGACCGCCTGGGCGAGTTCCAGGCCCAGGCGGCCATCGCGGCGCTCCACGCCGACGCCCGAACGGCCGCCGAGACCGACTGGGTGCAGATCGTCGAGTGGTACGACGAACTGGTGCGCCTCACCGGCAACCCGGTCGCCCGTCTCAACAGGGCCGTCGCGGTCGGCGAGGCCGATGGCCCGCGGGCCGGCCTGGCCGCCCTGGCCGAGCTCGACCCCGCCCTGCCGCGCCACACCGCCGCCGAGGCGTACCTGCGCGAGCGTGACGGCGACCCGGTCGCCGCGGCACGGCTCTACGCCCAGGCCGCCCGGTCAGCGCCCAACCTCCCCGAACGCGACCACCTCACGCGACAGGCCGCACGACTCAACGCCCGACTGCGCGATTGA
- a CDS encoding YciI family protein, producing MAKYLLLKHYRGAPAPVNDVPMEQWAPEEVSAHVQYMQDFIARLEGTGEFVDSQGLSPEGTFVRSDGEGRPPVTDGPFAETKDLIAGWIVIDVDTYERALELAGELSAAPGAGGKPIHEWLEVRPFLGGQPAETE from the coding sequence ATGGCCAAGTACCTGCTGCTCAAGCACTACCGCGGCGCGCCGGCACCGGTCAACGACGTGCCGATGGAGCAGTGGGCGCCGGAGGAGGTTTCGGCCCACGTGCAGTACATGCAGGACTTCATCGCCCGGCTCGAAGGAACCGGCGAGTTCGTCGACTCCCAGGGGCTCTCCCCGGAGGGCACGTTCGTCCGCTCCGACGGCGAGGGCCGGCCGCCGGTCACCGACGGCCCGTTCGCGGAGACCAAGGACCTGATCGCCGGCTGGATAGTGATCGACGTCGACACCTACGAGCGGGCGCTCGAGCTGGCCGGCGAGCTGTCCGCGGCTCCGGGTGCGGGTGGGAAGCCGATCCACGAGTGGCTCGAGGTGCGCCCCTTCCTGGGCGGGCAGCCCGCGGAGACCGAGTGA
- a CDS encoding dihydrofolate reductase family protein, translating into MTKVITSASMSLDGYISGPGESGFEHLFGWHRTGDVEVATARPDMAFKVTPQTGEHLRRLVDGTGALVVGRKLFDLTQGWGGSHPFGGPVFVVTHTAPDAWPHQGFTFVTDGVESAVRQAAEVAGGKAVGVAAGDMARQALAAGLIDEFWVDLVPVLLGGGTPFFNAVTDVPLVLDDPDVVQGRGVTHLVYRLHSRA; encoded by the coding sequence ATGACGAAGGTCATCACATCGGCGTCGATGTCCCTGGACGGCTACATCTCCGGGCCGGGTGAGAGCGGGTTCGAGCACCTCTTCGGCTGGCACCGGACAGGGGACGTCGAGGTCGCCACCGCCCGCCCCGACATGGCATTCAAGGTCACCCCGCAGACCGGCGAGCACCTGCGAAGGCTGGTGGACGGCACCGGAGCGCTGGTGGTCGGCCGCAAGCTGTTCGACCTGACGCAAGGCTGGGGCGGCAGCCACCCGTTCGGCGGGCCGGTTTTCGTGGTCACTCACACGGCACCCGACGCCTGGCCGCACCAGGGCTTCACCTTCGTCACCGACGGGGTCGAGAGCGCCGTCCGGCAGGCGGCGGAGGTGGCAGGAGGCAAGGCAGTCGGTGTAGCCGCCGGCGACATGGCACGCCAGGCCCTGGCAGCAGGCCTGATCGACGAGTTCTGGGTCGATCTGGTGCCCGTGCTGCTCGGCGGCGGCACGCCGTTCTTCAACGCCGTGACCGACGTCCCCCTCGTCCTGGACGACCCAGACGTCGTCCAGGGCCGCGGCGTAACCCACCTGGTCTACCGGCTCCACAGCCGCGCCTGA
- a CDS encoding DUF1269 domain-containing protein, translated as MSDLIAVAYDDLPHAEQAREKLVQLHKEHIIELADVVIVERKQDGKIKLHQARNLVAGGALGGAAWGGLIGLIFFMPLLGMAIGGATGAAMGSAADSGIDDAFMRNLAEQLPPGAAAVFVLIDKRNPEKAVPEMAPLGGRLIQTSLSPEQEEHLREAVKAARAPQPA; from the coding sequence ATGAGCGACCTGATCGCCGTCGCCTACGACGACCTGCCGCACGCCGAGCAGGCGCGCGAGAAGCTCGTCCAGCTGCACAAGGAGCACATCATCGAGCTGGCGGACGTCGTCATCGTCGAGCGCAAGCAGGACGGCAAGATCAAGCTCCATCAGGCACGCAACCTCGTCGCGGGCGGCGCGCTCGGCGGCGCCGCGTGGGGCGGGCTGATCGGGCTCATCTTCTTCATGCCGCTGCTCGGCATGGCCATCGGCGGAGCCACCGGCGCCGCCATGGGCTCCGCGGCCGACTCCGGCATCGACGACGCCTTCATGCGCAACCTCGCCGAGCAGCTGCCGCCCGGCGCCGCGGCCGTGTTCGTCCTGATCGACAAGCGCAATCCCGAGAAGGCCGTTCCGGAGATGGCGCCGCTGGGCGGCAGGCTCATCCAGACCTCGCTGTCCCCCGAGCAGGAGGAGCACCTGCGCGAGGCCGTCAAGGCCGCGCGCGCACCGCAGCCCGCCTGA
- a CDS encoding dioxygenase: MDFNEHTATRAVQDSFRDTPDPRLRELLDALTRHLHAFVGEVRPSIREWEQAISFLTAVGQTCTDTRQEFVLLSDVLGVSMLVETLNEQQDGTESTVLGPFHMVESPRRELGDSIDLIGEAQPCLVTGRVLSGDGTPLPDAEVDVWQCNEKGFYDVQQPGVQPSGNGRGLFHTDPEGRFRFRTVLPSHYPIPTDGPIGRFLEATGRHPYRPAHIHFILRADGHAPLTTHVFVAGSPYLDSDAVFAVKQSLIVDFTESNDAETAARNGVQAPFRHAEFDLILSRELR; encoded by the coding sequence GTGGACTTCAACGAGCACACTGCGACGCGGGCCGTCCAGGACAGTTTCCGCGACACTCCCGACCCGCGACTCCGCGAACTCCTGGATGCGCTCACCCGCCACCTGCACGCGTTCGTCGGTGAGGTGCGGCCGTCGATCCGCGAATGGGAGCAGGCGATCAGTTTCCTCACCGCGGTCGGCCAGACCTGCACCGACACGCGACAGGAGTTCGTCCTGCTGTCGGACGTCCTGGGCGTCTCCATGCTGGTGGAGACCCTGAACGAGCAGCAGGACGGCACGGAGAGCACTGTCCTGGGCCCGTTCCACATGGTCGAGTCACCCCGACGCGAGCTCGGCGACAGCATCGACCTGATCGGAGAGGCACAACCGTGCCTGGTCACCGGTCGTGTCCTGAGTGGCGACGGCACGCCCCTTCCTGACGCGGAGGTGGACGTCTGGCAGTGCAACGAGAAGGGCTTCTACGACGTCCAGCAGCCCGGGGTCCAACCTTCCGGCAACGGGCGCGGCCTTTTCCACACCGACCCCGAAGGACGGTTCCGATTCCGGACCGTCCTGCCCAGCCATTACCCGATCCCGACGGACGGACCGATCGGGCGGTTCCTGGAGGCCACCGGACGTCATCCCTACCGGCCGGCGCACATCCATTTCATCCTCCGGGCGGACGGCCATGCCCCACTGACCACCCACGTCTTCGTGGCAGGCAGTCCCTACCTGGACTCGGACGCGGTCTTCGCGGTCAAGCAAAGTCTCATCGTCGATTTCACCGAGTCGAACGACGCGGAGACGGCCGCCCGGAACGGCGTCCAAGCTCCGTTCCGCCATGCCGAGTTCGACCTGATCCTCAGCAGAGAGCTCAGGTGA